The stretch of DNA GCTCCTTCACCATCACGAGCCATCTTTTTAGCCAGATTAATACAGACATAGTTCAATGCTTCTTGGAAATTATCATCCAATTTGCCATCACTAACAACTTCAATTCCTGATGATCCATTAGCCATCATCAAACATGTATCATTGGTACTCTCATCACCATCAACAACAATCATGTTGAAACTGATATCTGCAGATTTCTTTAATGCTTTATTAATGTCATCAGCAGGAACAACAGCATCAGTTACAATAAATGAAAGCATTGTTCCCATATTCGGAGCAATCATTCCACTTCCTTTTGTAATACCTGCAATTTTAACGGTTTCACCATTAGTCAATGTAACTTCAACTGCACATTCTTTTGGAAAAGTATCAGTTGTCATAATAGCTTTTGCAGCTGCAAGTGAATCCTCAGGACTATTTCCTAACCTGGAAAATGATTCATTAGCTACTTTAGAAATGATATCAATTGGCATTTCACGACCTATTACTCCTGTTGATGAAATAGCAATTTCATCTTTAGGCACATCCAACTCATTGGAAACCAATCCAACTAATGTTTCACAGTCCTTAAATCCTTGTTCGCCTGTAAAACAATTAGCATTACCACTGTTTACAAAAACAGCTGAAATAATTCCTTTTTTAAGCACATTTTTAGTGTATTTAACTGGAGCTGCAACCACTTTATTGGAAGTGAAAACTGCAGAAGCAGTACTGTTTGGTGAATAAATAATTGTAACACCATATTTACCTTCACGTGCTCCAGATACCTTGAGATTTTCAATAACAGAAAATCCGCCATTTAACTCTTTAATAAACTCCATAACAATCACAAAAATTAATAAGATGGTTCAACAGTAACATTTAGTTCTGTTAATGTCTGATTATTATTAAAATCAACATTATCTAATTCTTTATCATAAGTAACATTATCAGTATCATTTAAATTTGTAGTCATCTCATCAGTAACATTCTGCCAATGAGGACCATCATCACCATCATCAAGACTTAATGATACCCCAATTCCAGCACCAACAACAAATGCAACTAAAGCTAGAATAATAAGAAATACTGTAGCATTACCCCATTTACTTGGATTACGTTGTTTTTTAGGCCTATTAACAATATTAGGTAAATTTAAATCTGACCTATTGGGAATGCTTATTTTTCTTTTTTTAGAGCGATTTCGACGGTTGTTTTGTGGTGAAAACAAAACCCTCTTATCATCTTTTTTTCTTCTCATAATTTCACTTTTTTATTTATTAAGCTACAAATGCGTAGATTAAAGCTATTATAACTCCTACGAAACTGAATATTCCAAGTCCTAAAATTGACATCAAATATGCAAATATAAATACAAATGCAAAAATACCAATTAGTTTTGCTTTTTCATTTTCAATCAAGTTAATTAATGTCCTTGTGAATTCAGATGGAATATTGTATGCATATAATCCATTTGCCAATTCAAATATAACTAAAGACAATGGTGCAGTTGATTTTAAACTATCCACAAGTTGAGCTCTTTCACCGGCTTCTCTTCTACTTCTACCAACACCAGCCCTTATTTTTGCACCATTATCAAGTGCAAACCATGCTGCATCGAGTCCTGCACGAATTGCTAATTCTTTAGATGGGAATTTTGCAATAAAATCATCCCCACCTTCACGATAACCTTCAAGTTCACCATTACATTCAGATTCAATGAAATTTTTAATATCAGTCATTAATTCAACTAGTTGATTACGACCATTTTTATCAATGAACTTTGTAGAATCAATTAAATCAATGAATAAATAATTTTCCAAAACAACAGGTCTTGATTCTTGAAGTAAAAATGGAGAATCAAAAACAAGTGCATATTCACCACCTAATTTGGTGAATGCAATACCTGGAAAACTTCCAACATTTTGAGTATAATGAATTGCTCTTTCAATTGATGCTGCACCAGTCATACCCACAGCAGAAATTACTGAATTGCCTTCGGATAATCCAATACCTATTAATTCAATAGCTACACGGATTGCATCATTTTTACTCATCATTTTAGCAACCAATTCTGTTGCTGTTTTTTCCACAACTTCCCCTTTTTCATTTTCAATGATTTTTACGAAAACATTGATTAAATTAGAAGGATTAGCAAGTTCTATGTAAAAGTAACGGTCATTATCCATTATGATGTTACTTACTAAAGCATATTCCTCAATTTTATTTTCAGCGGGCTTTAATTCGTAAAAGTTATACTCCTTTGGTATGTTTTCAACACCAACATCACGAACTAGATTTTCCAAAATAGAATCTGAAGTGATTTCTGCTTTATCCAGCTCAAATAGAATAGTTTGAGTATAGTTAAATAATGCTACATACTCATTTTCAATTTCATTTGTTGGAAAAAATTTGGTTCCAACAGAAATTGGAGTTAATTTAGTAGCTAATTTAATTAAAGATTTGGTTAAAGGATTAACCATCCAATCCTCCTCCCTTCTCAAGCTCTATTTCGAAATCACCTGGTTTTTCTAAAAGCATATCCGGTTTTACAGAAACAAATGGGAACTTCCAAGATCCAAGTCTTCCAGCAATGGTACTTGCAATGTTTCTTGAGTTCCTTTTAATAAATATTTCATCACTTGCAGATACACGGACCAAAATATTATATGGAGCATATTCAGTCACTTCATCTGCCAACATAATATTTAATTCAAAATTGCCTGGTTTTGTGAACAAATCATTTCTAACTGCAATTAAAGGTTTTTTCTCGAGACCTAACCTTTCTGCAACAGTAACAGAAATATTACCTGCATTTTTAACTGCTAATTTATAATCTTTAGGATGAACCAAAACAAATATCACATAAGGTGCTGCTATTTCAACATCATCAACCATTTCAACGATTTTATTGAACATTGGAATTTTAGAGAATATGTTTTCAAGTCTTGATTCAGTGTTATTTTCATTATCAATACGAATAATAGCTTGTTTAGCAATATTCAATGGAGAAATCTCCAATCCTTCCTTACCTGTATAAATTTCCCATTTTTTAAAGTTTAATTCTTTAATAATTTCATCACAGATATGTTGAAGAATGTTTTTATCCTTTTTAGCTTTTTTAGGTTTTCCGAATGTGAGTCTGTCATTTTCAATTACAAATGGAATCCTCATAGAAGAAATGTTTCTAAATTCCGCAACATAGTCCCTAAACTTATCATTTGACAACACTTTTGCTTTTTCACGTGAAGCAATATCCAAAATAAAGTGATCCGCATCATTACCTGCTGGAACTTCCTCTACGTTTTCACTTTCCAATAATTTTAAAAATTTTTCTTTATCATCAATATCATGACGAAGTGATGCATCGGCAATAATTACAAACTCATCTTCACCTTCTTCTAATGCCTTAACAGCTGCAAGTATATTAGACATTTGAGGTTGTCCCATTTCATTTTTAACATTAAAAGCCACATTAGAAGCATCTACAACCACTTTCATAATATCACCTAAAAATAATCAATTAAAATAATAATTCAGTATAATATATTTTTGTATCCTATTATTTAAATTTACTTTATAACTCATTTCTTGCATATTTTCCAAATAAAAATTTTTCTCCACCAATATTATTGAGAAAAATTTCTATTTCATCATCTGTAATATTATACACCATATAAGAATTCTTTATTTTACCTCTAAGTTTTTTAGAACAAAGAGAACCTGCATTAACAACAATAGTATTGTTTAACTTCCAAACATTTGGAACATGTTTATGTCCAGACAATACCAAATCCACTTCATGAGTTGTTAATGTTTTTAAAATATCCCCTGCATCAGATAAAACATTGCGTTCACGCCCTGTTTGAGGTATAGGGATTACGTGATGATGTAGAGCAACGATAGAGAAGTTTTCATTAATTGCACATTCATCCAATTGATGTTCTAACCACATATGTTGAGGATTTCCAATATTCCCCCTACTTTCATCAGGAGAACTACTATCAAGCCCAATTACTGTCAAATCACCATCCATGGTTAATTTCCAACTACGCTCACCAATTATTTCTTCAAAAGTCTGATAACCTAAATTACGAGCATCATGGTTTCCAGGGACTGCAAATAATGGAGCTTCAAACATCTCCAAATATCGGGTAGCCTGTTGGAACTCAACATAATAACCACCATTGGTTATATCCCCAGTTAAAATAATCATATCCGGTTGCAATTGATTTATTTCAGTAACAGCCTGTATGAAAATATCTTCATCAAAATCAGTTTCACAAATATGCAAATCTGAAATATGTGCAATTAAAGTCATTTTATCTATTAATTTAATTTCATGATAGCTTCTGCAAGATCTCCTTTACATTCTTCAAGTGCTGCTTTTGCAACATCTGCAGAAACACCTGCACTATTAGCTACCATTTCAATATCTTCTTCAGGAATTTCAATTTCATAATCAAGTTCTACTTCACGAGCTTTACCATCAATTTGATAAGTTTCATTACCCATTACATTCATTAAACTTACACTAGGATTATCAATGATTAACTCTTTTTCATCAAAACGGATAATAACTTCACGAACTCCTTCAAGTTCTTCCATTTTCATACCCATTTTTTTCATTTGTCTTTCCATCTGTTTCATTTGTTTTTTATTCATACCAGGTATCATAATAGAATCCTCATAAAAATTAACTATTTATAATTATATTATTTATTATAATTAAAAGTTGCTTAAATTGAAATAAAAAAAATAAAAATTTAAAAAAAAAAGAGAAAAAAGTTAGAAACCGTAACCTTCAGTTTCAAATGTTTTTGCAACATCTTTTAAAACTTCAGGAATATTGATTTCTTGTGGACATTCTTCAATACATGCTTCACATTCACTACAGTCAGAAGCAATTCCAACACCCGGAAGCTTAGAATAGTTCACATACGCATTACCTATAGGAGACCATTCATTTTCACCAAGAATCTTTTCCTTATTATATAAATCAAAGATTTTTGAAATATCTATTTCTTCAGGACAATATTCAACACAGTACCTGCATTTTGTACAATCTACAGTGATGTTTGCATTGATAATTTCTGAAACTTCTTTAAGGACATTCAATTCATCATCACTCAAAGGATCTATATTTTTAAACTCTTCAATATTATTTTCAACTTGTTCCAAAGAACTTGAACCTGTCAAAACAAGGAAAACACCTTCAAGATTTGCTACGAATCTCATTGCCCATGATACAACAGATTTATCCGGATTACATTTTTTCATGAGTTCTTCTGATTCTTTAGGAACATCAGATAAGAAACCACATTTATACGCTTCCATGACCATTACAGGTTTATTGTGTTTTCTTGCAACTTCCCAACATTTTCTTGATTCAATTCCTTCATCTTCCCAATCAAGATAATTAAGTTGAAGTAAAACAAATTCCATTTCTGGATGAACTGTTAAAATATTATCCAAAAATCTGCATTAGCATGAGTAGATAATCCTAAATGCTTAATGTAACCTTCTTCTTTTTTCTTGTTTGTAAAAGCAAATGAATCCACATCTAACCACCCTTTTTCAGAAAATCCACTTACATTGTGCATCAAATAGTAATCAAAGTATTCAACACCACATCTTTCAAGTTGTTCTGCAAAAATTGGCTCAAGTTGGGACTCTTCAGTGATTGCAAAAGTTGGCAATTTATCAAATATTTTAAAAGATTCTCTTGGATATCTCTCAACAACACATTTTTTCAACGCTATTTCACTTAAACCTTCATGATATGGATAAACAGTATCCAAACAGTTAAATCCAGCATCCATCAATGCATCAACCATCTTTGTAACCTGATCATAATCTACACTTGAAAAGTCATTTTCATCTAAAACGGAGTGTCATCATCCCTAAACCTAACTCTACCATTAATAATCCCTCTTTAAAATAAAATAAAAATTAGTTAATTATACATTTATTGCACAAAATCACTTATAAACCTATGCACAATTGTTCGTAAATTACAAAATAAATATTACGTCCTATAAAATATATTTAAATAAAATATTTCCAATAATAAATTCTATGACAATTAAACGCTGCAGTTGGGTAACCGATGATGAAATATACATCAAATACCATGATGAAGAATGGGGAGTCCCAACACATGACGACCATAAATTATTTGAAATGCTTATTTTAGAATCATTCCAGGCAGGATTATCATGGATTACAATACTTAAAAAAAGGGAAAATTTCAGAAAAGCATTTGATAACTTTGATTATGTGAAAATATCCGAATATAATGATAATAAGGTTAATGAACTGCGGGAAAACGAGGGAATTATTCGTCATAAAGGAAAAATTAATGCAACAATCAACAATGCTAAGATATTTATGAAAATCCAAGATGAATTCGGCAGCTTTGATTCATATATTTGGGAATTTACCAATGGAAAAATAATTAAAGCTGAATTTAAAACAGAATCTGAACTATCAAAAACCATTTCCAAAGATTTAAAAAAACGTGGAATGAAATTTGTAGGTCCAACAATAATTTACTCTTATCTTGAATCAATTGGAATTATCAACAACCATCAAGAAAATTGTTTTAAATTTGATAAAAATGATTAAAATAATATGATGTTCCAAATCATAAATAATACTGGAATTTCATCATTGCTTTTATTTACTTAATTACATATTTTATTAAAATTACAAATTTTATGCAAAATAGAATATTATGATATAAATATTTCATTAAAACCATGTTTCAAGACATATGAAATAAAACATATTAATAAAAAAGAAGGTATTAAGAATAATACTTCAAAATTTAAATTGGAATTTCATCAGATTCTAATGTTTTAGACATTTCCACATTGAAAATCCTATCTAAATCATTTAAAGAACCTGAAGAAATCTTAATTACATTTTCACCAACAATAAATTTTGATGCATCAAATGAATGTTCCAACACCATTTTACAACATTGACCATGATTTCAACCGAAACATACATTAATTCATCTTCCATCCATTGGAAATTAACTGCTTTAAGTTTTTCCGGAGCAATCATATAATACAATAGCCATAGGTGGAGAAGTAGCTATAACATTATTAACCTCATTCAAAACTTCAACAGTCCTATTAATCATATCAGTTATATTTTTAGAACCTGAAGTTTCTATAGTAGATGGAGTTAAAAACAAATGAGTAGCAACACCTATTACCACCAAAATAATCAACATTAAAATTATCACTTTAGTCTTTTTTCCATTAAAAACACCCAAAAATAAAAAAATAATTTTCGATAGTAATATATTTTCACTAAGTTATTTAATAAATTTTCTAAAAAATTTTAAATATTTAATAAATAATTATATAAGTTAAAAAAATATTTTAAACATCAAATATGTATTTAATAATAATTTAAAGCATAAAAAATAGTATTTAACAAAAATTAATTAGTTATATCGTTATTATTTTAATTAATAAAGACAATACTAAAACAGTTAAATATTGGAAGTTTAAATAGAGTATATAAATAGAGGTGTAAAAATGTCAATACAAAAAGTAGATGAAATTTTATCAAAAGCACAAGTATTTTACCTTGCAACCGCAGACGGCGACAAACCAAAAGTTAGACCACTAGGTTTCCACTTATTATTTGAAGACAAAATTTACTTTGGTGTTGGAACATTCAAAGCAGTATACAAACAGTTAGAAGAAAATCCAAATGTAGAAATCGCTGCATGGGACGGAGAACATTTCCTCAGATACTATGGAGTGGCTGATTTGACTAAAAATGATGCAGTCGTTGAAAAAGCATTTGAATTAATGCCAGAAATAGCTGAAGCATACAAATCCAACGGTTGGGAAATAGGAGTATTCTTCCTCAATGATGCAACCGCTGAAATTAGAAACATGTTTACCGTTGAAGAATCATATGAATTTAAATATTAATGTTAAAACATTAATATTCTTTTTTATCCACATACATCATTAACAAT from Methanobrevibacter sp. encodes:
- the argJ gene encoding bifunctional ornithine acetyltransferase/N-acetylglutamate synthase codes for the protein MEFIKELNGGFSVIENLKVSGAREGKYGVTIIYSPNSTASAVFTSNKVVAAPVKYTKNVLKKGIISAVFVNSGNANCFTGEQGFKDCETLVGLVSNELDVPKDEIAISSTGVIGREMPIDIISKVANESFSRLGNSPEDSLAAAKAIMTTDTFPKECAVEVTLTNGETVKIAGITKGSGMIAPNMGTMLSFIVTDAVVPADDINKALKKSADISFNMIVVDGDESTNDTCLMMANGSSGIEVVSDGKLDDNFQEALNYVCINLAKKMARDGEGATKFIEANVCGAKNENDAKLAAKSIISSSLFKSAVFGGDPNWGRIVSAIGYSGCDLNPDIVTIAIANEEYDVDLVKDGKILAFENTPNLEIAEKVMQSKNVVVNIDMHLGDGEATAWGCDLTYDYVKINAEYTT
- a CDS encoding Zc3h12a-like ribonuclease; this encodes MKVVVDASNVAFNVKNEMGQPQMSNILAAVKALEEGEDEFVIIADASLRHDIDDKEKFLKLLESENVEEVPAGNDADHFILDIASREKAKVLSNDKFRDYVAEFRNISSMRIPFVIENDRLTFGKPKKAKKDKNILQHICDEIIKELNFKKWEIYTGKEGLEISPLNIAKQAIIRIDNENNTESRLENIFSKIPMFNKIVEMVDDVEIAAPYVIFVLVHPKDYKLAVKNAGNISVTVAERLGLEKKPLIAVRNDLFTKPGNFELNIMLADEVTEYAPYNILVRVSASDEIFIKRNSRNIASTIAGRLGSWKFPFVSVKPDMLLEKPGDFEIELEKGGGLDG
- a CDS encoding metallophosphoesterase family protein, which gives rise to MTLIAHISDLHICETDFDEDIFIQAVTEINQLQPDMIILTGDITNGGYYVEFQQATRYLEMFEAPLFAVPGNHDARNLGYQTFEEIIGERSWKLTMDGDLTVIGLDSSSPDESRGNIGNPQHMWLEHQLDECAINENFSIVALHHHVIPIPQTGRERNVLSDAGDILKTLTTHEVDLVLSGHKHVPNVWKLNNTIVVNAGSLCSKKLRGKIKNSYMVYNITDDEIEIFLNNIGGEKFLFGKYARNEL
- a CDS encoding nascent polypeptide-associated complex protein, whose protein sequence is MIPGMNKKQMKQMERQMKKMGMKMEELEGVREVIIRFDEKELIIDNPSVSLMNVMGNETYQIDGKAREVELDYEIEIPEEDIEMVANSAGVSADVAKAALEECKGDLAEAIMKLN
- a CDS encoding 4Fe-4S dicluster domain-containing protein, whose translation is MEQVENNIEEFKNIDPLSDDELNVLKEVSEIINANITVDCTKCRYCVEYCPEEIDISKIFDLYNKEKILGENEWSPIGNAYVNYSKLPGVGIASDCSECEACIEECPQEINIPEVLKDVAKTFETEGYGF
- a CDS encoding DNA-3-methyladenine glycosylase I yields the protein MTIKRCSWVTDDEIYIKYHDEEWGVPTHDDHKLFEMLILESFQAGLSWITILKKRENFRKAFDNFDYVKISEYNDNKVNELRENEGIIRHKGKINATINNAKIFMKIQDEFGSFDSYIWEFTNGKIIKAEFKTESELSKTISKDLKKRGMKFVGPTIIYSYLESIGIINNHQENCFKFDKND
- a CDS encoding pyridoxamine 5'-phosphate oxidase family protein, with protein sequence MSIQKVDEILSKAQVFYLATADGDKPKVRPLGFHLLFEDKIYFGVGTFKAVYKQLEENPNVEIAAWDGEHFLRYYGVADLTKNDAVVEKAFELMPEIAEAYKSNGWEIGVFFLNDATAEIRNMFTVEESYEFKY